In Providencia alcalifaciens, the sequence ATAAGTAAATGCCTCCTGCCCTTTGGGTCTGTTGGTTTTCAGTCCAAATCTTCCAAATAAACCCCGGCTCTTGGTTAATGGATTGTGCTAATCCCTCCATTGCCGCCGTCATCTCTTCACCCCATGGGCCTTGGTATGGGAAATCAACCTGTAAAATTACCTGCATTATTGCCTCCTATTGTTGTTGTTTGATTATCATACTCAGTAAATAGTTTTAAACAGTGATCAATTTGGGGGAATGTCATATAAAAATCTGTCCGATAATCCTAATGCAGTTCTTTAAAATTTAGGTTATGTTGATTTACATAACCTAAATTTTAAGGATGTCTTATGAGTCAGGATGAACAAAGCGAAAATATTCAGCATTGTTTCGCTGAATTTGATGACAACAAATGTGCTGTTTGGAAAGACTTACAGTTGAAACATCAATCTGAAAATGCCAAAGCGCATTGTTATCTCCCTGCAACCAAAGTGGTTCCGGTTATTTTTTTACCTGGCATTATGGGGTCTAACTTACGAAGTAAAACAGATAAAAAATCAATCTGGCGTATTCGCACGAGTAAGCTTGGAATGGCTGCGGATGCACTCGGTTGGCTTTTTACTTCAGGCAATAAACGGAAAAAATTACTCGACCCTGAAACGACAGAAACAGATCCCACTCAAGATGTCGATAAAAATGACAACGAGTCGACTTACTTTGCCAATTCAAGACAGAAAAGAGGATGGGGAAGTGTATTGCAATTTTCGTATGCAGACCCACTCGACAAGTTACAGAAAGAATTACTGGTTTGGGAACAGTATTACAACAAAGCGAAAGGACAGGGATGCGCGACAGCAGACGAAGCCGAGGAATATTTTTCTCAAGAATCAACGTTCAAGTTCATTTTAGATAAAACCCTCACGCCCGAGGATACCAACCCCCTTTCATTTCGTGAAGCGGGCAAATACCGTAATTTGCTGCTTCCGCTTCATGCTTTTGGCTATAACTGGTTACAAGACAATGCCCAATCCGCGCAAGATCTCGGCAAGTACATTGATGAGGTCTTAAAATTATATAGCCCCAAACGCAATGGCGGGATTGGACATGGTCTCGCTTTTGAAGAAGGGCATGAGAAAGTCATTCTGGTGACCCATTCGATGGGGGGCTTGGTATCCCGTTACGCGTCCGAATTATTAGATACGCCCTACAAAGATAAAATTCTGGGCATTGTACATGGGGTGATGCCGGATTTAGGCTCGCCGACTGCCTATAAAATGATGAAGATTGGTGAGCATTCCATGCCGATGGGGTTAGTGCTGGGGATGAGTGCAACTCGTCTTATGTCGGTGTTAGCGCAATCCCCTGCACCGTTACAACTTTTACCCTCTCCGAAATATAACCATGGTCAGCCCTGGATGCGGATTGAAAAAGGCAGTCCTGATGGAGTGACGGATTTATTGCTTCCGCAGAATGGTGACCCATTTAAGGAAATTTATCTTCAAGATGAAGTTTGGTGGCGAATGTATGAACCTGATATTTTAGATAAAGATAAACAAACGATTGGTGATAATTATATAAAATATAGGTCATTAATGAATCAGTGGGTTTTACCTTTCATTCAAAAAATGGAAGGACAATATCACTCTAATACCTATCAATTTTATGGGGCGTATTTTGATGCAAATGATCCGAAAGATTCTCGTCGTTCAGATGAAACGTTGACATGGAAATTACGGGATAAAACCTCGTGGTTATGGGTGTCTGACGATAGTCGAGGGACGGAGGCATATGGTGATAAACGTGAGTATACGTTACTTAAATCCAGCTATGTGTGGAAAAATACCCTGACTGACGATTATGAAGGTGGTGCGGGAGATGGCACAGTACCTAAATATTCCATCAATTTACAGGCAGCTGGGCGATTTAAAGAGATTTTAAAGATGAACGTTGATCATCAGAACGCGTATCAGTTCGCGCCAATGAAAGGGGATGATATTTATGGTGAGGGAGAATTGTCGCCAGCGATAAAATTCACCTTACGCTCTTTATGCCGAATCTTGCAAACGGATGAGGTGAAACCCTAATGAAAAAAGGATTGGTGAGTTTTTTTGGTTTGGTCTTATTGGCGAGTTTAGCGGCTTGCTCTGTACCGAATAAAACGTATTCAACTTCGCTTAATGAAAAGGATTCTGCTGTGATTAATACTCTATTTGATGATGCTCCTAACTATTGTTTAGGTCGTTATACGTTTAATTATCCGAAAGCGTTAACACAAGCACTTTCATCGATGATTAAGATTGATGATATGACGATTGAAAGTCAGTTTATTTATCCTCCTTCGTTTAAACAACGCATTGAGTTACGTGAAGAAGAGTTAAAAAAACAGCGCGTGAGTGAGGAATCGGATGGACCCTTTTTGAAAGATATTATTCGATTAGATAAAGGAATAATTGTTGATGTTAATGAAAAATTTAATACTCCTGATGCATATAGAGTACTAGAAGCGCATGTTTATATTGATAATGTGGCTTTTATTATAAAGACTAAATTTACTGATTTGACGAATGATAAATACAAGGACGAACAAGCAATTTATATTAAATATAATAAGAAAATAACAGATAAACCCCAAAAACTAGCCGCTATGCGATCGTTGATTTCTCGCTTACACGGTCGCCCGAAGAATGAAATTCCGACGGATAAAGGAATTTGTATCCCTTATGGGTTTATTCGTGATGATGGAAAATCGCACCAAGAAGAAATTTCGATGGTTTTTGAAAACCCTCAATTCTATTGGGCTGTTGATATGGATAATACGATAGAAAGTGAAAAAGAAAGTATGTTGGATAGGGCTGATGAAATTAAATCTGTTCTTTCTCAATATGGAGGTAAAACTTTACGAAAAGGAAACGTACAGTTTAATAACGTGGCAGGTGAAGAGTGGTTAACGTTGGGGCGAGATCCCCGCTATGACAATCAATCCGATAAATTTTATTATTTTCAATATTATGCGAATGAGAAAAATATTGGTTATCTGCATCCATCCGTTAGTATATTGATGCATTCGACCAGTAAGGTTGTCCATTATACGGATGAGCAAATGGTTGAAATTTGGGATCGGGTTTTACAGTCATTTAAACTGCGTCCTAACGCGTATTAAGGTTTATGGCGCAATAAATAGGACGTTATTGCGCCGATATATTTTTTAAAGAGTGCTTTGATGTGTATGAAAAAACAGACAATCATTACCTCATTTGGAGCTTTGTTGCTTATAGTGCTGACGGCATGTTCAATACCCAACCGAACTTATTCTTATACACAGAATAAGCAAGATTCTGCTGTGATTAATACCCTGTTTGATGATGCGCCGACCTACTGTTTAGGACGTTATACCTTTAATTACCCAAAAGCGTTAACACAAGCGCTTTCATCGGTGATTAAAATTGATGATATGACGATTGAAAGTCAATTTATTTACCCCCCTTCGTTTAAACAACGTATTGAATTACGAGAGGAAGAATTAAAAAAACAACGTGTGAGTGATGAATCAGATGGACCATTTTTGAAAGATATTGTGCGATTAGATAAAGGGGTTATTTTTGAGCGAAACGAAAGCTATGCTTACCCTGATTCAGCTAGAGAATTAGAGGCGCATGTGTATATTGATAATGTCGCTTTTATAATAAAAACTACATTCCATGATTTATCTGCGAATAAATATATTAAAGATAGGTCATATTATTCTGCAGGTTATCCAATTACAGATAAACCCCAAAAGCTGGCTGCGATGCAATCCTTGATTTCTCGGTTACAGGGGCGTCCAAAGAATGAAATTCCGACGGATAAAGGGATCTGCATTCCTTATGGGTTTATTCGCGATGATGGAAAATCGTACCAAGAAGAAATTTCGATGGTTTTTGAAAACCCGCAATTCTATTGGGCGGTCGATATGGATAACACGATAGAAAGCGAAAAAGAAAGTATGTTGGATAGGGCTGATGAAATTAAATCTGTTCTTTCTCAATATGGGGGTAAAACGTTACGGAAAGGAAACGTTCAATTTAATAACGTGGCAGGTGAAGAGTGGTTAACGTTGGGGCGGGATCCCCGCTATGACAATCAATCCGATAAATTTTATTATTTTCAATATTATGCGAATGAGAAAAATATCGGTTATCTGCATCCATCCGTTAGTATATTGATGCATTCGACCAGTAAGGTTGTCCATTATACGGATGAGCAAATGGTTGAAATTTGGGATCGGGTTTTACAGTCATTTAAACTGCGTCCGAACGCGTATTAAGGTTTATGGCGTAATGAATAGGATGTTATTGCGCCGATATATTTTTTTAAAGAGTGCTTTGATGCGTATGAAAAAACAGACAATCATTACCTCATTTGGAGCTTTGTTGCTTATAGTGCTGACGGCATGTTCAATACCCAACCGAACTTATTCTTATACGCTGAATAAAAAAGATTCCACTGCAATTAATACTCTATTTGATGATGCACCCATCTATTGTTTGGGTCGCTACACTTTCAATTACCCTAAACCGTTAACACAAAATCTTTCTTCCATTATTAAAATTGATGATATGACGATTGAAAGTCAGTTTATTTATCCCCCCTCGTTTAAACAACGCATTGAATTACGGGAAGAAAAATTAAAAAAACAACGTGTGAGCGATGAGTCAGATGGACCGTTTTTGAAAGAGATAATTAGAATAAATGATGGTGTTATCTTTGACAGAAATGAAAGCTATGCTTATCCAGATGCTGCTAGAGAATTAGAAGCGCATGTGTATATTGATAACGTGGCTTTTATCATCACTTCAAAATATAAAGATATTACTAACGATAAATATAAAAATAGGCAAGAAAGATACAAGAAAAATAATAGATTATTTACAGATAGATCACCGAAATTAGTAGCCATGCAATCCTTGATTTCTCGGTTACAGGGGCGTCCAAAGAATGAAATTCCGACGGATAAAGGGATCTGCATTCCTTATGGGTTTATTCGCGATGATGGAAAATCGCACCAAGAAGAAATTTCGATGGTTTTTGAAAACCCGCAATTCTATTGGGCGGTCGATATGGATAATACGATAGAAAGTGAAAAAGAAAGTATGTTGGATAGGGCTGATGAAATTAAATCTGTTCTTTCTCAATATGGAGGTAAAACTTTACGAAAAGGAAACGTACAGTTTAATAACGTGGCAGGTGAAGAGTGGTTAACGTTGGGGCGAGATCCCCGCTATGACAATCAATCCGATAAATTTTATTATTTTCAATATTATGCGAATGAGAAAAATATTGGTTATCTGCATCCATCCGTTAGTATATTGATGCATTCGACCAGTAAGGTTGTCCATTATACGGATGAACAAATGGTTGAAATTTGGGATCGGGTTTTACAGTCATTTAAACTGCGTCCTAACGCGTATTAAGGTTTATGGCGCAATAAATAGGACGTTATTGCGCCGATATATTTTTTAAAGAGTGCTTTGATGTGTATGAAAAAACAGACAATCATTACCTCATTTGGAGCTTTGTTGCTTATAGTGCTGACGGCATGTTCAATACCCAACCGAACTTATTCTTATACACAGAATAAGCAAGATTCTGCTGTGATTAATACTCTGTTTGATGATGCACCCACCTATTGTTTGGGTCGCTACACCTTCAATTATCCTAAATCTTTAACACAAAATCTTTCTTCCATTATTAAAATTGATGGTATGACGATTGAAAGTCAATTTATTTACCCCCCTTCGTTTAAGCAGCGCATTGACCTGCGTGAAGATGCGTTGAAAAATAAAAGAGTTATCGATTCATCTGATTCCCCTTTTTTGAAAGAAGTAATTAAGTTAGATAATGGAGTTATATTCGATAGTAACGAAAATGCTACAACACCAGATTTTGGTCGAGTTTTAGAAGGTCATGTTTATATTGATAATGTAGCTTTCATTATTAAAACTGAAATAAGGGATGTATCGAGTCCTAAATATAAAAATATGCAGGTAAGGGATCAGAAATATAATATACCTATTAGTGATAAACCTCAGAAACTAGCAGCAATGCAATCCCTGATTTCTCGGTTACAGGGGCGACCAAAGAATGAAATTCCGACGGATAAAGGGGTCTGCATTCCTTATGGGTTTATTCACGATGATGGAAAATCGCACCAAGAAGAAATCTCGATGGTTTTTGAAAACCCTCAATTCTATTGGGCTGCCGATATGGATAATACGATAGAAAGTGAAAAAGAAAGTATGTTGGATAGGGCAGATGAAATTAAATCTGTTCTTTCTCAATATGGGGGTAAAACGTTACGAAAAGGAAACGTACAGTTTAATAATGTAGCAGGTGAAGAGTGGTTAACGTTGGGGCGAGACCCGCGTTATGACAATCAATCCGATAAATTTTATTATTTTCAATATTATGCGAATGAGAAAAATATTGGTTATCTGCATCCATCCGTTAGCATATTGATGCATTCGACCAGTAAGGTTGTTCATTATACGGATGAGCAAATGGTTGAAATTTGGGGCCGTGTATTGCAGTCATTTAAACTGCGTCCTAACGCGTATTAAGGTTTTTAATTAACCTCATTAAGATGTAGGAGTGAATGGCATTTTAGTAAATGATGAACTCATTTCTTTATGCTCTTTCGCTTTCCTGCCTCAAACGCTTCCAACGTCATCAGCCGTGCCTGCTTATGGTCAACAATCGGGGTTGGGTAGCTCAGAGAGACTTGGTGAGATTCAGCCCATGTGTGGGGTTCGTGAATAAATTTCTCGGGAACATCGCGAAGTTCGGGAAGCCACTCGCGGATAAACGTGCCCTGTGGGTCGAATTTTTTCCCCTGAGTGGTTGGGTTAAAAATACGGAACCAAGGCGAGGCATCAACCCCCGTTGACGCTGACCACTGCCAGCCGCCATTATTTGCCGCCAAAGTGCCATCGATTAGCTGGCTCATAAAGTAGTGCTCCCCTTTACGCCAATCGACCAGCAAATCTTTGACTAAAAAACTTGCCACAATCATCCGTAGCCGGTTATGCATCCAGCCTGTTTGGTTGAGCTGGCGCATGGCGGCATCTACTATCGGGTAGCCTGTTTGCCCGTTTTTCCATGCCGAAAATACAGCATCATCAGGGTTCCATTGAATATGCTGCGTCCATTCAATAAACGGTTGGTGACGACAAAGGCGCGGAAAAGCGACCAATAGATGACTATAAAATTCTCGCCAAATTAATTCATTTAGCCAGCTAAAACCGCCACTTTCTTGGGAGTCAAAAACCTGCGGGTTCTCCGCCAATAAGCGATTCACACATTGGCGAGGCGAAAGCACCCCAAGGGCTAAATAGGGGGATAATTGGCTAGTACCATCAATGGCGGGAATATCTCGGTCGCGTTGGTAATCTTGTACGCGCTCGCTGCAAAACTGCCGTAACTTCGCTAATGCAGCTTGTTCTCCGGCAATAAATTGCGGTGAAATTTCAACGAATTGGTGAGCAAAAAGTGGAGGTGTATTTTCAATGGCTAATACGGCTCCCCGTGGTTTGGGGGCGGGAAACGAGCGAAAATCACTCATCAACAATTGGCTCAAAAAGGCGCGGCGAAACGGGGTATAGACTTGGTACATATCCCCTTTTTGCGTCGTCACTGAACCCGGCGGAAGTAATAGTGCATCATCATAGGTGAAAACATTCAGATGTTGCGCCTGCTGGCGTAACTGTTCATCCCGCAAGCGCTCATTTAACTCGTACTGGTGATTGAAATATAACCCTGTGGCATTTTGCTGCTGGGCAAAATCTAGCAACCATTTAACGGAATCCGCAAAGGTCGCTGTGGTATGGCAAATCAGGGGAATACCTCGTTTCGCTAAAGCGTGTTGTAGCTCCACCAGGTTTTGATGTAAGAAGGCAATTTGCCTTGGTGATACATGGTGAGCTGCCCACTGTTCTGGCGTCGCAATATAGACGCCAATCACAGTGGCAGTAGGATCCTCACAAGCAAAGGTAAGCGCTTTATTATCGGTGACTCGTAGATCGTTGCGAAACCAAACTAAGTGACAAGCCGACATCGCTTTCCTCGCTGTTTTTTTAAGGGTTAATCTAATTTTGGGTGCTGGTTGATTAGCGATTGACGCTGTTTTTCCAGCTCGGCAATTTGTTGCTCGATATCTTCAACTTTTTGTTCGATATTGTCAAAATGCTCGGTCAAAATTTCTTTTGCTTCTGCTTTATCTGAGGCCGCCGGTGTTGCACCACGTAGTGGTTTATTGGCCGTTTCTGGCATTCTAATACCGGTATACAGACCAATTAATGCAATGACTATCAGATAATATGCAGGCATATACAAGTCATTAGTGGCTTCAACTAACCATGCCGCCGCCGTTGGTGTTGCACCCGCAATTAATACCGAAATATTAAAGGCGATGGCTAATGCACTATAACGAATATGGGTAGGGAAAATAGCCGGTAAAATCGATGCCATCACCCCTGTAAAGCAGTTGAGCAATACCGCAAGAATCAACAATCCGACAAAAATTAAGCCAACAGAGCCGCTATTAATCATCATAAATGCGGGGTAAGCCAACACAATTAACCCCACGCTGCCCATGATCACAAAAGGTCGGCGACCAATTTTGTCACTGGTTAAACCAATGATTGGCTGAACAAACAGCATACCAATCATAATGGCGATAATAATCAACACACCGTGGTCGGTCGAGTAGTTCAAATTATGGGACAAATAGCTCGGCATATAGGTCAGCAGCATATAGTACGTCACGTTAGTGGCGATAACTAAGCCGACACAAATCATCAAGCTTTTCCAATACTTAGATGCAACTTCACGGAAAGAGACTTTCGGTGGATTCTGGATATTGGCTTTTTCTTGCTGCTCTAAGCTTTCAATATGTTGCTGGAATGCGGGGGTTTCTTCCAATGAATGACGTAAATAGAGACCGATAATACCTAGCGGTAAGGCTAAGAAGAACGGAATTCTCCATCCCCAATCGTGGAAGTTAGCTTCACCGACAAGGCTTGAAATTAGCACAACGACACCCGCACCCATCACAAAACCTGCGATAGAACCGAAGTCTAACCAGCTACCCATAAAGCCCCGCTTACGGTCAGGGGAATATTCAGCAACAAAGATAGCTGCACCAGAATATTCACCACCCACGGAGAAACCTTGAGCCAGTTTAGCGAGCAGTAATAAGATAGGCGCCCAAATACCAATTCTCTCGTATGATGGGATCAGACCGATACAGAAGGTACTGATTGCCATAATAATAATGGTCATGGACAACACTTTTTGTCGGCCGTATTTATCCCCGAGAATACCGAAGACAACGCCACCAAGGGGTCTAACCAAGAAAGGCACGGAGAAGGTGGCTAACGCCGCAATCATCTGAACGCTCGGTGATGCGCCCGGAAAGAAGACCTGACCCAGTACATAGGCTAAGAAGCCGTAAACACCGAAGTCGAACCATTCCATCGCATTACCCAGCGAAGCCGCGGTGATTGCTTTTTTCAATTTTCCATCATCAATAATTGTAATATCGTTGATATTTAATGGTTTTTCTTTTTTCTTTCTGATCTTCATGGAACCATCCTCTTATTTGAATTTTAAGATGTGGGTTTCCCGATCCGATTTGCTCGGACAATCTGCAAATAATGAAAATTAGTATGGATAATTAAATGCAGTATCTAAACTAATTGAATGGAAATTTATTGATTAATAAGCTTGTTGAATAAGCTATATCAAGTTTTTATAACGAAGTGTATTGATAGGGAAATACTGATTTATTGTGTTTTTAAAATAAAGCAAAAATATCACCTTTAGATAGTCAAATATGATTCAATAATACAATAATATCGACAAAATGTAAAATGTGGTGGTTTGTGTTGATTGTTTTTTATTAATTGGTGGGTTATACCATGGGGGTAAACTAATACAGATAAGGGAAATGCAATGAATGAGGCAATAAAAATTTCATCTATTCATATCTACCATCCTGAAAATATTAGGAATAACCAATATTATTTTGATAAGTATCCAAATCTCAAAAATTTACCGGAATTATTGAATAATTTTGGGCAGAGGCAGCGATATATCACGAGCCAGCCTGATGAAAATGCGTTGACGATGTCGATTAATGCATTAGCTCCAATGAGTGATAAGGATATCGATGTTTTGATATTTGCCTCAACGACGATGGAATATTTGTCACCACTTAATGCCCTATATTTACATCATCATTTAGCCTTAAAAAATGAGTGTGTATGTATTGATATTAACGGTAATTGCCTCGGCATGTTAATGGCGTTAGAGCAGGCTGCAATCATACTAAAGATGAAAAAAACAGCTAAAAAAGCCCTTGTTGTTGCCTCGGACCATCTTTCAAATCTATGTAATCAAAATGAGCTATTCCCATCGGTTCTCTTTGGGGATGCAGCAGTTGCTATGACATTAGAAAAAGTACAAAACGGCACAAGCTCTGGTTTGATGGATAGCTTTTATTATACGGATTCGAATTTTTGCCGGGAGACCCGTTTTCCTAAGCATGGTTTTTCACAGAGCCAAAATATGCAAGATGAGAAAATTTACTGGGGTAAATTTACAACAAAAGAGTGTTTGCCTCATGCTATTTATCACATTGACAAATTATTAAAAAATAATGGGTTAACTATTGATGATATAAGTTGTTTTTTCTTTTCTCAGGTAGTGAAAAGCAATATTTCAGAATTGGCAGAAGCATTAAATATTCCTAATAAAAAAATAGAATATATTGCGGATGAATATGGTTATACAGGGGCAACCAGCCCATTTATTGCTTATTATTGCCGCCAGAAAAAGAATTTACTCCGTGATGACGATATTGTCTTATTTTGGACGTTAGGTGCAGGTTATCAATTCGGAATCGTTCTTTGGAAAATATAAAGAGATTTATGATTTTCGATGCGCGCAAAATAAACGGGATTTTGCAGGGTTGTTCATAACTGAAACTAACCATCTTTTTACGACCTTAAATTTGTCCTGTTATCTCATTCTTCTTTCGATATTCGCGGAGGAATATCTTGTTCTGTTTTTGAATGCATCGCATCGGTAGGAATGGTGAATTGATTTAGTTAGAATCGAATAGATATTATTAAGTGTATTTGAAAATCAGCACCGCCTGTTAAATATGTCATTGTTAACAAAAATACATTGAATTTAATCCGACTTAAAAAGAGTGCCATTATGAAAAAACAGAGTATTGCATCCTATATTGCGAAAGTACTGGATAACGCAGGTGTTAAGCGCATCTGGGGAGTCACTGGGGACTCATTAAACGGTTTAACGGATAGTTTACGTAAACAAGGGGCAATTGAATGGCTAGGTACCCGTCATGAAGAAGTGGCTGCATTTGCCGCGGGCGCAGAAGCGCAACTGACGGGCGAGTTAGCGGTGTGTGCGGGTTCTTGTGGACCCGGTAATATGCACTTAATCAACGGATTGTATGATTGCCATCGTAACCGTGTACCTGTATTAGCCATTGCAGCACATATCCCATCGAGTGAAATTGGGAGTAACTATTTTCAAGAAACACACCCAACAGAACTGTTTCGCGAATGCAGCCACTATTGTGAGATGGTGACTAACCCGGAACAAATTCAACAAGTTTTGGGTATTGCAATGCGTAAAGCGATCTTGAATAAAGGCGTTTCTGTTGTGGTTATTCCGGGGGATATTGCCCTGAAAGATGCACCAGAATCGGCGAAAGAAGCATGGTATCAGCCACAAGCACCTTTGATCATGCCTCAGCGTCCTGAAATTGAAAAACTAGCAGAAGCATTGAATCAGTCAGAAAACATCACGTTGTTCTGCGGTAATGGCTGTGCTGGCGCTCATGATGAAGTGGTGAAACTGGCAGAAACCTTGAATGCACCAGTGGTACATGCGTTGCGTGGTAAAGAGCATATTGAGTGGGATAACCCAAATAGTGTGGGAATGACAGGGTTAATCGGTTTCTCATCTGGCTACCACGCAATGATGAATGCGGATACCGTTGTGTTGCTAGGTACCCAATTTCCGTATCGTCCGTTCTACCCAACAGACGCAAAAATTATTCAAATAGACCTGAATGCTGGCAGCTTAGGATCCCATTGCCATATTGATATGGGGCTTATCGGGGATATTAAAGCGACATTGACCGCCTTACAGCCACATTTAACGGCGAAACAGAATCGCAAACATTTAGATGGCGCATTGAAGCACTATGCCGAGGCGCGTAAAGGACTGGATGATTTGGCTAAGCCGGGTCATGAAGGGCTTATTCATCCACAATATTTAGCCACTAAGCTGAGCGAGCTGGCGAATGACGACACAATTTTTACCTGCGATGTGGGCACACCAACGGTGTGGGCTGCACGTTACTTAAAAATGAACGGTAAACGTCGTCTGATCGGTTCGTTTAACCATGGTTCGATGGCAAACGCAATGCCACAAGCGATTGGTGCGCAAGCGGTTGATAAAAATCGCCAAGTGGTTGCGATGTGTGGCGATGGCGGTTTCAGTATGTTGATGGGTGACTTTATCTCGCTGTCACAGATGAAATTACCAGTGAAAATTATCATTCATAACAACGGCGTGCTGGGCTTTGTGGCGATGGAAATGAAGGTTGCTGGCTTTATGACTGCGGGCACCGATTTACAGAATCCAAACTTTGCGGCGATTGCCAATGCGGCAGGTATCAAAGGCATTCGTGTTGAGAAAAGTGAAGATCTGGACGGTGCGCTGAAAGAAGCTTTTGCCCATGATGGTCCAGTTGTTGTGGATGTCTTGACGGCGAAGCAAGAACTTTCAATGCCTCCGGAAATTGAAGCGCAAGAAGCCAAAGGTTTTAGCTTATATATGTTGAAGGCAATTATGAGCGGTCGCGGTGATGAAGTGGTGCAATTGGTGAAAACTAACTGGTTGCGTTAATCACTATCTAATCGAGTAGCTCCCTAAAATTAGTATCATAAATAAATCCCCAATTCGGCGTACTGAATTGGGGATTTTTATTTAATAGCCCGCAGCGGATTGGCTGCGCCAAAGGTGGGCGGCAACCAATGCTCGCCATGGTGTAAATTGGGCTAGCCATTGTTGGGTTTCTTTCGCGGACGGTTG encodes:
- a CDS encoding monooxygenase — encoded protein: MQVILQVDFPYQGPWGEEMTAAMEGLAQSINQEPGFIWKIWTENQQTQRAGGIYLFANQADAQAYLEMHSARLKSFGVPEVSGQIFSVNTALSQLNQAQFIQK
- a CDS encoding lipase family alpha/beta hydrolase encodes the protein MSQDEQSENIQHCFAEFDDNKCAVWKDLQLKHQSENAKAHCYLPATKVVPVIFLPGIMGSNLRSKTDKKSIWRIRTSKLGMAADALGWLFTSGNKRKKLLDPETTETDPTQDVDKNDNESTYFANSRQKRGWGSVLQFSYADPLDKLQKELLVWEQYYNKAKGQGCATADEAEEYFSQESTFKFILDKTLTPEDTNPLSFREAGKYRNLLLPLHAFGYNWLQDNAQSAQDLGKYIDEVLKLYSPKRNGGIGHGLAFEEGHEKVILVTHSMGGLVSRYASELLDTPYKDKILGIVHGVMPDLGSPTAYKMMKIGEHSMPMGLVLGMSATRLMSVLAQSPAPLQLLPSPKYNHGQPWMRIEKGSPDGVTDLLLPQNGDPFKEIYLQDEVWWRMYEPDILDKDKQTIGDNYIKYRSLMNQWVLPFIQKMEGQYHSNTYQFYGAYFDANDPKDSRRSDETLTWKLRDKTSWLWVSDDSRGTEAYGDKREYTLLKSSYVWKNTLTDDYEGGAGDGTVPKYSINLQAAGRFKEILKMNVDHQNAYQFAPMKGDDIYGEGELSPAIKFTLRSLCRILQTDEVKP
- a CDS encoding T6SS immunity protein Tli4 family protein, translated to MKKGLVSFFGLVLLASLAACSVPNKTYSTSLNEKDSAVINTLFDDAPNYCLGRYTFNYPKALTQALSSMIKIDDMTIESQFIYPPSFKQRIELREEELKKQRVSEESDGPFLKDIIRLDKGIIVDVNEKFNTPDAYRVLEAHVYIDNVAFIIKTKFTDLTNDKYKDEQAIYIKYNKKITDKPQKLAAMRSLISRLHGRPKNEIPTDKGICIPYGFIRDDGKSHQEEISMVFENPQFYWAVDMDNTIESEKESMLDRADEIKSVLSQYGGKTLRKGNVQFNNVAGEEWLTLGRDPRYDNQSDKFYYFQYYANEKNIGYLHPSVSILMHSTSKVVHYTDEQMVEIWDRVLQSFKLRPNAY
- a CDS encoding T6SS immunity protein Tli4 family protein, encoding MKKQTIITSFGALLLIVLTACSIPNRTYSYTQNKQDSAVINTLFDDAPTYCLGRYTFNYPKALTQALSSVIKIDDMTIESQFIYPPSFKQRIELREEELKKQRVSDESDGPFLKDIVRLDKGVIFERNESYAYPDSARELEAHVYIDNVAFIIKTTFHDLSANKYIKDRSYYSAGYPITDKPQKLAAMQSLISRLQGRPKNEIPTDKGICIPYGFIRDDGKSYQEEISMVFENPQFYWAVDMDNTIESEKESMLDRADEIKSVLSQYGGKTLRKGNVQFNNVAGEEWLTLGRDPRYDNQSDKFYYFQYYANEKNIGYLHPSVSILMHSTSKVVHYTDEQMVEIWDRVLQSFKLRPNAY
- a CDS encoding T6SS immunity protein Tli4 family protein → MRMKKQTIITSFGALLLIVLTACSIPNRTYSYTLNKKDSTAINTLFDDAPIYCLGRYTFNYPKPLTQNLSSIIKIDDMTIESQFIYPPSFKQRIELREEKLKKQRVSDESDGPFLKEIIRINDGVIFDRNESYAYPDAARELEAHVYIDNVAFIITSKYKDITNDKYKNRQERYKKNNRLFTDRSPKLVAMQSLISRLQGRPKNEIPTDKGICIPYGFIRDDGKSHQEEISMVFENPQFYWAVDMDNTIESEKESMLDRADEIKSVLSQYGGKTLRKGNVQFNNVAGEEWLTLGRDPRYDNQSDKFYYFQYYANEKNIGYLHPSVSILMHSTSKVVHYTDEQMVEIWDRVLQSFKLRPNAY
- a CDS encoding T6SS immunity protein Tli4 family protein yields the protein MKKQTIITSFGALLLIVLTACSIPNRTYSYTQNKQDSAVINTLFDDAPTYCLGRYTFNYPKSLTQNLSSIIKIDGMTIESQFIYPPSFKQRIDLREDALKNKRVIDSSDSPFLKEVIKLDNGVIFDSNENATTPDFGRVLEGHVYIDNVAFIIKTEIRDVSSPKYKNMQVRDQKYNIPISDKPQKLAAMQSLISRLQGRPKNEIPTDKGVCIPYGFIHDDGKSHQEEISMVFENPQFYWAADMDNTIESEKESMLDRADEIKSVLSQYGGKTLRKGNVQFNNVAGEEWLTLGRDPRYDNQSDKFYYFQYYANEKNIGYLHPSVSILMHSTSKVVHYTDEQMVEIWGRVLQSFKLRPNAY
- the phrB gene encoding deoxyribodipyrimidine photo-lyase, which codes for MSACHLVWFRNDLRVTDNKALTFACEDPTATVIGVYIATPEQWAAHHVSPRQIAFLHQNLVELQHALAKRGIPLICHTTATFADSVKWLLDFAQQQNATGLYFNHQYELNERLRDEQLRQQAQHLNVFTYDDALLLPPGSVTTQKGDMYQVYTPFRRAFLSQLLMSDFRSFPAPKPRGAVLAIENTPPLFAHQFVEISPQFIAGEQAALAKLRQFCSERVQDYQRDRDIPAIDGTSQLSPYLALGVLSPRQCVNRLLAENPQVFDSQESGGFSWLNELIWREFYSHLLVAFPRLCRHQPFIEWTQHIQWNPDDAVFSAWKNGQTGYPIVDAAMRQLNQTGWMHNRLRMIVASFLVKDLLVDWRKGEHYFMSQLIDGTLAANNGGWQWSASTGVDASPWFRIFNPTTQGKKFDPQGTFIREWLPELRDVPEKFIHEPHTWAESHQVSLSYPTPIVDHKQARLMTLEAFEAGKRKSIKK